The Acropora muricata isolate sample 2 chromosome 5, ASM3666990v1, whole genome shotgun sequence genome includes a window with the following:
- the LOC136917286 gene encoding uncharacterized protein, protein MSAQTVENKVNSTWKKICLQNEIPSFVRKSFIAGNTDLPRFYHLIKTHKTGPAIKIRPIVSNTNGPTQRLSWLLANALKPLLKDVPAHLENSLELIKYIQAGDFTTNKTLPYPCSLDVVSLYTSIPIQEAITNATDRIHNTIFHLAKQDIKDLLTVTLNNMYFSFNNQVFRQKEGLPMGSNISAILAILFMDRFETIALSSHLSIRPYKRYVDDIYLQTTCEDMADQFHSTMDNLHPKLKFEIEKPEITPSGHSLSLIDFKVTISKDGKCSFEFYKKTAKKPIFVHHQSAIPKKSKINFIGNERKRIEDKCSTKTKARKHQNAFDDVLRLNGYPESIINKTKHSQNHQEKPRPLNTEWLYMKILYISERLNYRITSIFRKEDIPVRVAHKSYTLRRALSHNNKERTCTRANCPISGTKLCLVRNAVYQITCNNCNQHYIGSTIRFIHDRVRGHLNNDNSSLSAKTKSTKASKLRALY, encoded by the coding sequence ATGTCGGCCCAAACAGTCGAGAACAAGGTCAACTCAACTTGGAAAAAGATTTGCCTACAGAACGAGATACCCTCTTTCGTCCGGAAGAGCTTCATCGCCGGAAACACCGACCTTCCCCGGTTCTACCACCTCATTAAGACGCACAAAACTGGCCCAGCTATTAAAATACGACCTATCGTATCTAACACCAATGGACCCACACAGCGCCTCTCGTGGCTGCTCGCCAACGCCCTCAAACCTTTACTGAAAGACGTTCCAGCACACCTCGAAAACAGCCTTGAACTTATCAAATACATCCAAGCCGGCGACTTCACCACCAACAAAACCCTACCATACCCATGCAGTCTCGATGTAGTGTCCTTGTATACGTCAATACCCATACAAGAAGCCATTACCAACGCCACCGACAGAATTCACAACACTATATTTCACCTCGCCAAACAAGACATCAAGGACCTCCTCACAGTCACACTGAATAACATGTACTTCTCATTTAATAATCAAGTCTTCCGCCAAAAAGAAGGCCTTCCAATGGGCTCCAATATCTCAGCTATTCTGGCCATCCTGTTCATGGACAGATTCGAAACCATTGCCCTCTCTTCACATTTATCCATCAGACCCTACAAGAGATATGTTGACGACATTTACCTCCAGACCACCTGTGAAGATATGGCGGACCAATTCCACTCCACAATGGACAATCTGCACCccaaattgaaatttgaaatcgaGAAACCTGAAATTACACCAAGTGGCCACTCACTATCACTAATTGACTTCAAAGTAACCATCTCCAAAGATGGTAAATgctcctttgaattttacaagAAAACAGCTAAGAAACCAATTTTCGTTCACCACCAATCAGCGATaccgaaaaaatcaaagataaacttCATTGGTAATGAACGGAAACGCATTGAAGATAAATGTTCTACCAAAACGAAAGCCAGGAAGCACCAAAATGCTTTTGACGACGTCCTTCGTCTCAATGGATACCCCGAAAGCATCATAAACAAAACTAAGCACTCTCAGAACCACCAGGAGAAACCTCGACCCCTTAACACCGAATGGTTGTACATGAAGATCCTATATATCTCCGAACGTCTAAACTACAGAATCACAAGCATTTTCCGAAAAGAGGACATACCAGTTAGGGTGGCGCACAAATCGTATACTCTCAGACGAGCCCTCTctcacaacaacaaagaacggaCATGCACGAGGGCCAACTGCCCTATCTCCGGCACCAAATTGTGCTTAGTACGCAATGCTGTTTACCAAATCACATGCAACAACTGCAACCAGCACTACATCGGGAGCACTATACGCTTTATCCACGATCGTGTGAGAGGACACCTGAACAATGACAACTCCTCTCTCAGTGCCAAAACAAAGTCTACAAAGGCATCGAAATTAAGAGCATTGTACTAG
- the LOC136917224 gene encoding uncharacterized protein, whose translation MDESKMNLIQGDISSTASSLLNFVSTATSNLKFALQKPVKPKRRVNHRKYLQRQLKGRGVTLTGSCANSCLIKEQEVNERNINLKSAGKLSALEKRAENGKAMQENGVVRKRNERENKEKKCGNSIIKDPKEQMNNSLSNLPSAQSPLRKRKLPESFWSEPTKQSVQSTRYSAINLTTNDFQRSELEILDWLRPELDEFIERWSEESDHVSNHSSRPSSLCDSTSTVDPYSPYSEESDNMAAMDEFFEQRVPFSLELPLRVGNGNNGSNGPGVRNFVLEHEIIKNCNIEQSYGQGQTINNPLNFINDHFGLSGPSWNTQYQAQENFIDGAYIV comes from the coding sequence ATGGACGAATCGAAGATGAATTTAATACAGGGAGACATTTCGTCGACAGCGAGTTCGTTGCTTAACTTCGTTAGCACGGCTACAAGCAACCTTAAATTTGCCCTGCAGAAGCCAGTTAAACCAAAAAGGAGAGTGAATCACAGAAAATATCTTCAACGCCAACTGAAAGGACGGGGAGTAACATTAACGGGGTCATGTGCGAATTCTTGTCTCATCAAAGAACAGGAAGTTAATGAAAGAAATATCAACTTAAAATCGGCAGGAAAACTGAGTGCATTGGAAAAGCGAGCAGAGAACGGTAAGGCGATGCAAGAAAACGGTGTTGTTCGTAAAAGAAATGAGCGagaaaataaagagaaaaagtgcGGAAATTCAATAATTAAAGATCCTAAGGAGCAAATGAACAACTCGCTTTCTAATTTGCCTTCGGCACAATCACCTCTTAGAAAACGTAAACTTCCTGAGTCGTTTTGGAGCGAACCGACGAAGCAATCAGTGCAAAGCACTCGATATTCGGCCATAAATTTGACGACGAACGATTTTCAACGCTCTGAACTAGAAATTTTGGACTGGCTGCGTCCTGAACTCGATGAATTTATCGAACGCTGGTCTGAAGAAAGCGACCATGTTTCCAATCATTCCAGTCGACCCTCAAGTTTATGCGATAGCACCTCGACAGTTGATCCTTATTCGCCATATTCTGAAGAATCAGATAACATGGCAGCCATGGACGAGTTCTTCGAGCAGAGGGTTCCGTTTTCGTTAGAGTTACCGTTAAGAGTAGGAAATGGAAACAATGGAAGCAACGGACCAGGTGTAAGAAATTTTGTGTTAGAGCacgaaataataaaaaattgcaACATTGAACAAAGTTACGGTCAAGGGCAGACGATCAATAACCCGTTAAACTTTATCAATGACCATTTTGGCCTCTCTGGTCCGTCATGGAACACCCAATATCAAGCACAAGAAAATTTCATCGATGGTGCTTATATCGTTTAA
- the LOC136917226 gene encoding cytochrome c oxidase assembly factor 5-like, translating into MSQVNEENIEDQRPAEPCSGLRKELKECILASDCVKKHGLKPSNCLDATAEGVDENCRKVQYAFFECKRSLLDFRTRFRGRKGY; encoded by the exons ATGTCCCAAGTTAATGAAGAAAACATAGAAGATCAAAGGCCGGCTGAGCCTTGCAGTGGCCTTAGAAAGGAACTGAAGGAATGTATCTTAGCGAGTGATTGCGTCAAAAAG CATGGATTAAAACCCAGCAATTGCTTAGATGCCACTGCTGAAGGAGTCGATGAAAACTGTAGAAAAGTGCAGTATGCTTTCTTTGAGTGCAAAAGATCCTTG TTGGACTTTCGCACGCGCTTCAGAGGACGAAAAGGTTACTGA